The Planctomycetaceae bacterium genome includes the window GCCCGCCCGCGCCGCCGGACCTGACCAGCCCCGAGTATGCCGCCGAGTGGCTGGAGGTCTACCAGAAGGGGGCCCTGACGGGCTCTACCCGCACGACGGAGGAAACGCAACTGGCGTCGTTCTGGGCCAACGACCGTGACGGCACCTACAAGCCGCTGGGACAGCTCAATGCCATCGCACAGGAAGCCTCCATCGCCAAAGGCTTGAGCCTGATCGAAAACGCCAGACTGTTCGCGATGCTCAACGTGGCGATGGCTGACGCCGGGATCGTCGCATGGGACGCCAAGTACGCCTATGACCTCTGGCGCCCCATCACGGGAATCCAGGAGGCCGACACCGACGGCAACAGCCTCACCTTCGCCGACCCGACATGGGCGCCGCTTTCGGACGACCCGCTGGTCAACGGCTTTACGCCCCCCTTCCCCGCCTACACCAGCGGGCATGCGACGTTCGCCGCCGCGGCCGCGACGGTGATGTCCGACTTTTTTGGCGAGTCGATGACGCTGACTGTCGGCACCGACGACCCTGGATATACGGGCGGCCTCAGAACGTATTCGAGCTTCTGGGAGATGGCCCAGGAGAACGCCCAAAGCCGCATCTGGCTGGGCGTGCATTGGCGATCCGACGCCGTCTACGGTCTGGCCAGCGGACAGCAGGTTGGGCAGTACGTCGCCGACAATGAATTTGGCGTGGTCCCCGAGCCGATGTCGCTG containing:
- a CDS encoding vanadium-dependent haloperoxidase, which encodes MRRLFLVAWALLVLICAQAVRADAVLDWNNVWLDMIRATGGPPAPVSRAGAMVHVAIFDSVNSIDRLYYPYLVKLDAPPTASHEAAVAAAAYNVMSCLYPSQQSVLDSRYASALAAIPDGAGKMQGVTLGAAVASAVIADRAADGWDTPGTYTPAGTPGTWRPTPPDYTAAFDPQWKSVQTWSIPSVEAIRPPAPPDLTSPEYAAEWLEVYQKGALTGSTRTTEETQLASFWANDRDGTYKPLGQLNAIAQEASIAKGLSLIENARLFAMLNVAMADAGIVAWDAKYAYDLWRPITGIQEADTDGNSLTFADPTWAPLSDDPLVNGFTPPFPAYTSGHATFAAAAATVMSDFFGESMTLTVGTDDPGYTGGLRTYSSFWEMAQENAQSRIWLGVHWRSDAVYGLASGQQVGQYVADNEFGVVPEPMSLALAALPLAGLLRWRKEAIFTWLRRVSGTARRWG